CCCAGTTTCTTGCTTTATGGTTCTGTGAACCTTGGTGCCTATAACATTGGAAACAGCCCCAATATGGAAATTTTCTGAAACAATTTTCACCACTTTTTCAGTGACTTCCATCTTTAATGAATCATTGTTTGTTGCAAGATCTAATGCTTCTCTTGTCTGTCTTAAAAAACATGCTGCGCATTCATAGTGAACTTTCATATTATCTCCAAATAGTTTAACATTTTAATAAATTCATTAGTTAATTTAATAAATAAAATGATCAGGTAGAATAATTTTTATACTATTTGTGGAACTGGTGTAAGACATAGTATAAAAATTATTAACATGACAACAGCCAGGATCTTCCTGCTCACTGTCAACTTGGAAACATTATCTAATGCACCAGGATGTCTTCTGTTTAATACCAATATCAACATCATAAGTAAGGCCATTGGTATCCATCCAAGTAAAAATGTAACAAATACACCAACTATAGATATTATTCTGTGAATTTTTTCAGTGAACAGTGCCCTTACTATATGTCCTCCATCCAAAAAAGCCACAGGCATTAGGTTAAGAAGTGTAACTATTATTCCAACCCAACCTGCAAATGCAATTGGATGAAGCTGCAGTTCATATCCTGAAGGTATGTTCGGTGCTAAAAAGTACATTAATATACTCATAATAGGTGGTGGATAAAAAATCATAGACCCAGATATTACAGGAGTAATTTTCGACAGGTATATTCCAATTATGAGGACTGGGACTGCTATAATAATACCTGCAAGTGGCCCACTGAATCCCAAGTCAAAAAGGGAATTTTTATCAGGTATGGGAGATTTAACATTTATTACTGCACCAAATGTCCCTATAAAAGTCGGAGCAGGGACAAAATAGGGTAATGTGGATTGGACATTGTGTTTTCTAGCAGCATAATAATGAGCTGTTTCATGTACTCCGAGTATTCCTAATAATGCTAAAGCAAATGCTATTCCATCCCATATGTTACCACCAGCAACAT
This sequence is a window from Methanobacterium sp. SMA-27. Protein-coding genes within it:
- a CDS encoding ARMT1-like domain-containing protein, with the translated sequence MKVHYECAACFLRQTREALDLATNNDSLKMEVTEKVVKIVSENFHIGAVSNVIGTKVHRTIKQETGNKDPYSKEREISNDIAMDFLPKVKKILGEEKDLKSCISR
- a CDS encoding site-2 protease family protein is translated as MKDYDLIEEYISRYFNITGFHTTPKGSFFTVDNYDHNNFSKLIKDLDKVGYIPFIESIEGRYTIGIASKKEKSESRIHINIILFVATVATTIFAGYNVAGGNIWDGIAFALALLGILGVHETAHYYAARKHNVQSTLPYFVPAPTFIGTFGAVINVKSPIPDKNSLFDLGFSGPLAGIIIAVPVLIIGIYLSKITPVISGSMIFYPPPIMSILMYFLAPNIPSGYELQLHPIAFAGWVGIIVTLLNLMPVAFLDGGHIVRALFTEKIHRIISIVGVFVTFLLGWIPMALLMMLILVLNRRHPGALDNVSKLTVSRKILAVVMLIIFILCLTPVPQIV